A window of the Pelagicoccus enzymogenes genome harbors these coding sequences:
- a CDS encoding Hcp family type VI secretion system effector, with amino-acid sequence MKTAINYHLTHTVFAALASVLFLASVNTSQAAIFAKYDGIDGESKDASHENWIDVLSVDWGMNKPGGGATGQSRRRGAAVVEDVVLTIEYEKSSPKLQEACLQGKVIPKLEIEQTANYGGSRQTYLKHEFKNVRITSYSMSASGYDEGPQVVVVACSFEEVKVTYTEFDDEGQRLGNVEYSWKVEEGTR; translated from the coding sequence ATGAAAACTGCCATCAACTATCACCTGACTCACACGGTTTTTGCGGCCCTCGCAAGCGTACTTTTTCTAGCATCTGTAAACACCTCCCAAGCGGCCATTTTTGCTAAGTATGATGGCATTGATGGAGAGTCGAAGGACGCGTCGCACGAAAATTGGATCGACGTTCTCAGCGTTGATTGGGGAATGAACAAGCCGGGAGGGGGAGCGACGGGGCAAAGTCGCCGTCGTGGCGCCGCCGTCGTGGAAGACGTTGTGCTAACGATCGAATACGAAAAGTCCTCGCCCAAGCTCCAGGAAGCTTGCCTGCAAGGCAAGGTGATACCCAAGCTTGAGATTGAGCAGACCGCAAATTATGGCGGCAGTCGCCAGACCTACCTCAAGCACGAATTCAAGAATGTCAGGATCACCAGCTACTCGATGAGCGCTTCTGGATATGACGAGGGACCGCAGGTCGTGGTCGTCGCTTGTAGTTTTGAGGAAGTTAAGGTCACTTATACCGAGTTCGACGACGAAGGCCAACGGTTGGGAAATGTCGAATACTCTTGGAAGGTGGAAGAAGGTACGAGGTAG
- a CDS encoding RES family NAD+ phosphorylase, which produces MIYAPTYSPKHQRELLPRPTKKTNSCPLCPHPEFEAFCRRLQGRPKGSSEQFQGTLFRFVHPRYSSGMDATSGMGALKVSGRWHPQGRFPCLYTSTTPETALQEMLAANRYNRLQDHRSLPSTLVDIRAELFHLLDLTNGKLRQRLRLSNIAIQNCDWRNTNRFDRAEAITQALGRAAFDLGYEGIIAPSTTSNPNGRNVVIFPGKLLRSESIKLLTPIPNT; this is translated from the coding sequence TTGATATACGCCCCGACCTACTCTCCTAAGCACCAACGCGAGCTGTTACCTCGCCCCACCAAAAAAACTAACTCTTGCCCCTTATGTCCACACCCCGAATTCGAGGCTTTCTGCCGCCGCCTCCAAGGCCGCCCCAAAGGATCTAGCGAACAGTTCCAAGGAACGCTCTTTAGATTCGTTCATCCTCGCTACTCCTCGGGAATGGACGCAACGAGCGGAATGGGAGCACTCAAGGTCTCTGGTCGCTGGCATCCCCAAGGCAGGTTCCCCTGCCTCTACACCTCAACAACACCGGAAACCGCCCTGCAAGAGATGTTGGCAGCCAATCGCTACAACCGCCTTCAGGACCATCGCTCGCTTCCGTCGACCCTTGTCGACATACGAGCCGAACTCTTTCACCTCCTGGACCTCACCAACGGAAAGCTTCGCCAACGCCTGAGATTATCCAACATCGCGATCCAAAACTGCGACTGGCGCAATACGAACCGCTTTGACAGGGCGGAAGCCATCACCCAAGCCTTAGGCAGGGCCGCATTCGATCTCGGATACGAAGGCATCATTGCTCCATCAACTACGAGTAATCCAAACGGGCGAAACGTAGTGATCTTTCCAGGCAAGCTCCTGCGTTCCGAAAGTATCAAATTGCTCACTCCCATTCCCAACACCTAA
- a CDS encoding DUF2971 domain-containing protein, with protein sequence MNPPLPPEKLIHYTNAKVAASILLNKELWLSNARDMNDISEIEHGWRILETNSGIARAIDKFGLRENLESWENDFMQNTFFSCFSQFKGDHEERDGRLSMWRGYGGEHPVGIIFNTQVLQGLLGHSVHSFRLDKVSYDQNEQRDKVLAAVDVHAPTTEKDPIKIMDALQPIFYQLPFFTKHPGFEEEQEWRLLYNTYHDTDKVAPFEPTITNEWMLDDEANPIRRVAKLKLTKIRDPEAANPINDGDSRDLIPEIIIGPMPEYNQCKIAKTLQNIADDSVFNNIIINRSQIPYRNRSNRAR encoded by the coding sequence ATGAATCCGCCTCTCCCTCCCGAAAAACTCATCCACTATACCAACGCCAAAGTAGCTGCTTCGATTCTGCTGAACAAAGAGCTATGGCTTTCAAATGCCCGCGACATGAACGACATCTCAGAAATCGAGCATGGATGGAGAATCCTCGAGACTAACAGTGGTATCGCGAGAGCGATCGACAAATTCGGTCTACGCGAGAATCTCGAAAGCTGGGAGAATGATTTCATGCAAAACACCTTTTTCTCCTGTTTCTCCCAATTCAAAGGCGACCATGAGGAGCGTGACGGACGCCTCTCAATGTGGAGGGGCTACGGAGGTGAGCATCCAGTAGGAATCATTTTCAATACACAAGTACTGCAAGGCTTACTGGGGCATTCGGTTCACAGCTTCCGGCTAGACAAGGTCTCCTACGATCAAAACGAACAACGAGATAAGGTGCTAGCAGCCGTCGATGTACATGCCCCAACAACAGAGAAAGACCCGATCAAGATAATGGACGCGCTTCAGCCCATTTTCTACCAGCTCCCCTTCTTCACCAAACACCCCGGATTCGAAGAAGAACAAGAGTGGCGACTTCTATACAATACGTATCACGATACAGATAAGGTAGCCCCCTTCGAACCCACAATAACAAATGAGTGGATGCTCGATGATGAAGCTAATCCGATCCGGAGAGTCGCAAAGCTAAAACTAACCAAAATACGAGATCCGGAAGCGGCGAATCCTATCAACGATGGGGACTCCCGCGACCTAATACCTGAAATCATAATTGGCCCCATGCCCGAATATAATCAGTGTAAAATCGCAAAAACCCTTCAGAATATCGCCGACGACTCAGTTTTTAATAATATAATAATCAATCGCTCCCAGATACCTTATAGAAACAGATCCAATAGAGCACGATGA
- a CDS encoding DUF1778 domain-containing protein: MTYKSVVKAETERLATRIRPEDKQLIEKAAALSGISVSAFVKMRLREAALEVIEQERVIQLNAEDSLRFAEALLAPPREPTPEFVAAWKAYKENVKEA; this comes from the coding sequence ATGACGTACAAATCAGTCGTGAAAGCTGAAACTGAAAGGTTGGCGACTCGGATTCGTCCGGAGGATAAGCAGTTGATTGAGAAGGCTGCGGCGCTGTCGGGTATTTCGGTTTCGGCTTTCGTTAAGATGCGCCTCCGAGAGGCGGCGTTGGAGGTGATTGAGCAAGAGCGTGTTATCCAGCTTAACGCCGAGGATTCTTTGAGGTTTGCAGAGGCATTGTTGGCTCCGCCGAGGGAGCCTACGCCCGAGTTTGTTGCTGCTTGGAAGGCTTACAAAGAAAACGTGAAAGAAGCTTAG
- a CDS encoding antitoxin Xre/MbcA/ParS toxin-binding domain-containing protein, which yields MISELDTKPLNAATLKELRKTVQLNQQKFAKLSNNSRETLITFEKTGRVSKGAKRGITEAVRLIEALSEIIEPKNIASWLTTTNPNLRNKSPLDLIEEGRVDIIWSIIEETRQGTFA from the coding sequence ATGATCAGCGAACTCGACACTAAGCCCCTCAACGCGGCGACACTTAAGGAGCTGAGAAAGACCGTCCAGCTCAACCAGCAAAAGTTCGCCAAGCTGAGCAACAACTCCCGTGAGACGCTCATCACCTTCGAAAAGACCGGTCGCGTATCGAAAGGTGCGAAGCGCGGGATAACAGAGGCGGTCAGACTCATCGAGGCCCTCAGCGAGATCATCGAACCCAAGAACATCGCAAGTTGGCTAACCACGACCAATCCCAATCTCCGAAACAAGTCCCCTTTAGACCTGATCGAAGAAGGCCGCGTCGACATCATCTGGTCCATAATCGAAGAAACCCGCCAAGGCACCTTCGCCTAA